From one Rosa rugosa chromosome 4, drRosRugo1.1, whole genome shotgun sequence genomic stretch:
- the LOC133707407 gene encoding THO complex subunit 6-like: MQDIPQDENSKDQFLIQSKSGGTQVLWNNVQKLKSEPVYKNSACGSGRSLSVWNLPASECISRTSTRAYVQDVVFDENQILVVGAEPLLSRFEINEAILSQMQCAPPQSAFSVSLHTSGVTAIGGYGGVVDVISQFGSHLCTVG, encoded by the exons ATGCAG GACATTCCACAGGATGAGAACTCCAAAGATCAGTTTCTAATTCAATCCAAGTCAGGGGGTACCCAGGTTTTATGGAATAATGTGCAGAAATTGAAATCTGAGCCCGTGTACAAGAATTCT GCTTGTGGTAGTGGTCGGAGTTTATCAGTTTGGAACCTTCCTGCTTCTGAATGCATTTCAAGGACTTCAACTCGTGCATATGTACAGGATGTAGTATTTGATGAAAATCAA ATATTAGTAGTTGGAGCAGAGCCTCTACTTAGCCGTTTTGAGATAAATGAGGCGATTCTTTCACAAATGCAATGTGCTCCTCCCCAGTCAGCCTTTTCTGTCTCATTACATACATCTGGG GTTACAGCAATAGGAGGTTATGGAGGAGTTGTGGATGTTATTTCCCAGTTCGGAAGCCATTTGTGCACGGTTGGCTGA
- the LOC133744788 gene encoding uncharacterized protein LOC133744788 has translation MDKSWMHVDRRSHTYELGVEEFLKFAFENASDVDNICCLCAKCGGTDETFSIRMIKDHLYWNGIDESYKDWVWHGEPSRAKMNANEESSEVTVDMVEEEDGFSAYSNDFMKLVDDEDKPLYPGCKKHTKLNALIQTYNLKAKHGMSYVCYSDMLIMIGMFLPEGEHADATSCPTCGESRWKLGNGNIEKQGVPRKVLWYFPPIPRFKRMFQSTKTFKNLTWHASERRKDEFMRHPSDAPTWKLVDQKWPEFGNDPRNLRLALSFDGFNPHNSLSSRYSCWPVILVTYNLPPWLCMKRKFMMLTLLISGPKQPGNDIDVYLQPLIDDLKELWDGIDGVYDAFKGEYFKLKVVLFWIINDFPAYGNLSGSVTKGYNGCPICCENTKHYRLSHGQKMSHIGHQRWLPRHHPYRRQTKQFNNLPEFELAPERLSGEEVFKRVEGMNWPFGKKYPPPSYKGVEDETRPCWKKKSIFFELEYWKFLSVGHILDVMHIEKNVCDSIIGTLFNIPGKTKDGVVARMDMVDMGIRTGLGPKPGPKKDKLSLASWNLFLEEKRAMCMSFFNMKGPYGIFSNIRNLVSLDDLRLAICSKVIDVRELKKMQEDLVLTVCELEKCFPPSFFDIMINLTVHLVREVELCGPVFFRWMYHFERYMKTLKSYVRSRHHPEGCIAESYIAEEAMKFISERVLCGEDTVGIPSVGIFDESCTKPLSGASIVSVYGRELKLAHLNVVEALGDSNNDISDSLRWIADRVNSDVPTFSSYMVNGVRFNTKERDDVTKVQNNAIWEMDYNKFRIPVFKCDWVENAKGIKVDEFGFTLIMTPSTRRPSSQALAMAERMREIQLRTRSTTKRSNGATSIGTKGSVHAASKLSSK, from the exons atGGATAAGTCTTGGATGCATGTTGATAGAAGATCACACACATATGAACTAGGTGTTGAGGAATTTCTAAAGTTTGCTTTTGAGAATGCTAGCGATGTAGATAATATCTGCTGTCTCTGCGCTAAATGTGGGGGCACAGATGAGACATTTTCAATTAGGATGATAAAAGATCATTTATATTGGAATGGAATAGATGAGAGTTACAAAGATTGGGTATGGCATGGGGAACCTTCTAGGGCAAAGATGAATGCCAATGAAGAGTCATCTGAAGTTACTGTAGATatggtagaagaagaagatggg TTTTCAGCATACTCAAATGACTTTATGAAGTTAGTTGACGATGAAGATAAACCTTTATACCCTGGTTGTAAGAAGCACACCAAATTGAATGCGCTTATACAGACTTATAacctgaaagcaaagcatggaaTGTCTTATGTGTGCTATTCTGACATGTTGATCATGATTGGAATGTTTCTTCCTGAAG GAGAGCATGCTGATGCGACTAGTTGTCCTACTTGTGGGGAGTCAAGGTGGAAATTAGGCAACGGTAATATTGAGAAGCAAGGGGTACCCAGGAAAGTATTGTGGTACTTTCCCCCAATCCCACGGTTCAAGCGCATGTTTCAATCGACAAAAACTTTCAAAAACCTAACTTGGCATGCGTCTGAAAGACGAAAAGATGAGTTTATGCGTCATCCATCAGATGCCCCCACTTGGAAGTTAGTGGACCAAAAATGGCCAGAATTTGGTAATGATCCTAGGAACCTTAGACTTGCACTCTCATTTGATGGCTTCAATCCCCACAACTCTTTGAGTAGCAGATATTCTTGTTGGCCAGTTATACTTGTTACTTATAACCTCCCCCCATGGCTATGCATGAAAAGGAAGTTCATGATGCTAACCTTATTGATTTCCGGACCTAAACAACCCGGAAATGATATTGATGTATATTTGCAGCCCTTAATTGACGATTTAAAAGAGCTGTGGGATGGGATAGATGGAGTGTATGATGCATTTAAGGGAGAATACTTTAAACTGAAAGTTGTTCTGTTTTGGATAATAAATGATTTTCCGGCTTATGGGAACTTATCAGGTAGTGTTACGAAGGGTTATAATGGTTGTCCTATATGTTGTGAGAATACAAAACATTATCGATTGTCTCATGGACAGAAAATGAGCCATATTGGTCACCAGAGATGGTTACCACGCCATCATCCTTATCGAAGGCAGACCAAACAGTTCAATAACCTACCAGAGTTTGAACTTGCACCCGAACGTTTAAGTGGAGAAGAAGTCTTCAAAAGGGTTGAGGGCATGAACTGGCCATTTGGTAAAAAATATCCTCCTCCAAGTTATAAGGGTGTAGAAGATGAAACCAGACCATGTTGGAAGAAGAAGTCCATATTCTTTGAacttgaatattggaaatttcTTTCGGTTGGACATATTCTCGATGTTATGCATATTGAGAAAAATGTTTGTGATAGTATTATCGGTACATTATTCAACATTCCCGGAAAAACAAAAGATGGAGTTGTTGCTAGGATGGATATGGTGGACATGGGTATACGGACTGGTTTAGGACCAAAACCTGGGCCAAAAAAGGACAAGTTGTCACTTGCTAGTTGGAATCTATTTCTAGAAGAGAAGAGAGCAATGTGCATGTCTTTCTTCAACATGAAAGGTCCTTATGGCATTTTCTCAAATATACGAAATCTTGTTTCCTTAGATGACTTAAGGCTG GCTATATGCAGTAAAGTGATAGATGTAAGAGAGCTGAAGAAAATGCAAGAAGATCTAGTTTTGACAGTTTGTGAGCTGGAGAAGTGCTTCCCACCTTCCTTCTTTGATATCATGATCAATCTCACAGTTCATCTTGTTAGAGAAGTTGAGCTTTGTGGACCCGTATTCTTTAGGTGGATGTACCATTTTGAAAGGTACATGAAAACCCTGAAAAGTTATGTTAGAAGTCGACACCATCCAGAAGGTTGCATTGCCGAGTCATATATTGCTGAAGAAGCAATGAAATTTATCTCAGAACGTGTACTTTGTGGTGAAGATACAGTTGGCATCCCATCAGTAGGTATATTTGACGAAAGCTGCACCAAACCCTTATCCGGTGCAAGTATTGTATCTGTTTATGGAAGGGAGTTGAAGCTAGCACATCTCAAT GTTGTTGAAGCATTGGGGGATTCTAATAATGACATCTCTGATTCATTGAGGTGGATTGCAGATAGAGTAAACTCAGATGTACCAACATTTTCTAGTTACATGGTTAATGGGGTTCGTTTCAATACTAAGGAACGTGACGATGTTACGAAAGTGCAGAACAACG CTATATGGGAGATGGATTATAATAAGTTCAGAATTCCTGTCTTCAAGTGCGATTGGGTTGAAAATGCCAAGGGCATTAAAGTCGATGAGTTTGGGTTTACATTG ATAATGACACCTTCGACACGAAGACCTTCTTCTCAAGCACTAGCAATGGCCGAAAGAATGAGGGAAATCCAGCTAAGGACAAGGTCTACTACCAAGCGATCCAATGGAGCAACATCAATTGGAACCAAGGGTTCAGTACATGCTGCATCAAAGTTGTCATCGAAATGA
- the LOC133745979 gene encoding 2-oxoglutarate-dependent dioxygenase 19-like — MAAVAQALETSNVTSIKSLAESPALSSVPSAYAFNINPNDEADPNDPEFAIPIVDMSLLTSGSPDQRAQIVRDLVKICEEWGFFIAINHGVPESLMKGMIDACHGFFSLPDEEKKEFKSGNDVLEMFKYGTSYNLALDKVLLWRDFFKVRTHPEFYSLYKPAGFSDVSLEFGKRTREVALEITKAISESLGLEPNYIYETMNMDRGLQLLAGNYYPPCPQPEHAIGIPHHTDHGLVTLLIQNEMNGLQVEHNGKWLTVNGPSNGFFVNLADQMQILTNGKYKSVMHRATVNNTATRISIAIPHGPSIDTIIAPAPELCEREGQAPKYLAMNYKEYIQLQQSGKNYMKSTFDHIRA, encoded by the exons ATGGCTGCAGTTGCTCAAGCCTTGGAGACCTCAAACGTCACAAGCATCAAATCACTAGCTGAGTCACCAGCTCTCAGCTCTGTCCCTTCCGCTTACGCCTTCAACATAAACCCCAATGATGAAGCTGATCCAAATGACCCTGAGTTTGCTATTCCCATTGTTGATATGTCACTTCTCACCTCTGGTTCTCCTGATCAGCGCGCCCAAATCGTCCGCGATCTTGTCAAAATTTGTGAAGAATGGGGCTTCTTCATC GCAATTAACCACGGAGTACCAGAGAGCCTAATGAAGGGGATGATCGACGCATGCCATGGATTTTTCAGTCTTccagatgaggagaagaaggagTTTAAATCAGGAAATGATGTTCTTGAGATGTTCAAGTATGGTACAAGTTATAATCTTGCATTGGATAAAGTTCTTCTATGGAGGGACTTCTTTAAGGTCAGAACACATCCAGAGTTCTACTCCCTCTACAAACCAGCTGGCTTCAG TGATGTTTCACTGGAGTTCGGCAAAAGAACAAGAGAAGTGGCACTAGAAATCACAAAAGCAATATCAGAAAGCCTGGGATTGGAGCCGAATTACATATACGAGACAATGAACATGGATCGTGGCTTACAATTGCTAGCCGGCAATTACTACCCACCTTGCCCTCAGCCAGAACATGCAATCGGTATACCACATCATACCGATCACGGTCTAGTCACACTCCTCATCCAGAATGAGATGAATGGCCTCCAAGTCGAACACAACGGAAAATGGCTCACTGTTAATGGCCCTTCCAATGGCTTCTTTGTGAACCTTGCTGATCAAATGCAG ATTCTAACCAACGGTAAATACAAGAGTGTGATGCATAGGGCGACTGTGAATAACACAGCGACAAGGATATCCATAGCCATACCACATGGACCTTCTATAGATACAATCATCGCACCAGCACCAGAGTTGTGTGAAAGAGAAGGCCAAGCTCCAAAGTACCTTGCAATGAACTATAAAGAGTACATACAACTTCAACAAAGTGGCAAGAACTACATGAAGTCCACCTTCGATCACATCCGAGCCTAG